In a single window of the Osmerus eperlanus chromosome 4, fOsmEpe2.1, whole genome shotgun sequence genome:
- the hoxc1a gene encoding homeobox protein Hox-C1a: protein MTSYQELTSERENSFLFIGGYRPREVRIRQLDHNSGLSNGKEGNLEVVSEVLNPHCDCDCENGVPVPLNSASRPLSPSLDFSPPPACLHYPRVPLLLTAQEFPGLGYASSTSNSRDETHCDFGQFNAHFQLYTHDRPKIHVAVVDSCSADRKCTIEDVNQRSKTFEWMKVKRSQPRADKMHMTCGLSILGRGFSIDQGGSHIEMDVHHAANGVHRTSFNTKQLTELEKEFHFNKYLTRARRVEIAGALQLSETQVKIWFQNRRMKQKKLQREGLLPGLPASSICAESSRSSSLDTCPSPEPSSPKHLPSNTELNDKSRALLGKVCDTTNSVNDLQMQ, encoded by the exons ATGACATCGTATCAAGAGTTaacgagtgaaagagagaatagCTTTCTGTTCATCGGGGGGTACCGACCAAGAGAGGTCAGAATACGACAGTTGGACCACAACTCTGGACTCAGTAATGGAAAGGAGGGTAACTTAGAAGTTGTCTCAGAAGTTTTAAATCCTCACTGTGACTGTGACTGTGAAAACGGCGTGCCTGTGCCTCTCAACTCGGCCAGCCGTCCTCTGTCTCCGAGTCTGGACTTCTCACCCCCACCGGCCTGTCTCCACTACCCTCGTGTTCCCTTGCTCTTAACTGCACAGGAATTTCCTGGACTTGGATACGCTTCGTCAACAAGCAACAGCCGAGATGAGACGCACTGCGACTTTGGGCAATTCAATGCGCATTTCCAATTATACACTCATGATAGGCCTAAAATTCACGTCGCCGTCGTGGATAGTTGTTCCGCGGATCGTAAGTGTACCATAGAGGATGTTAACCAACGGAGCAAAACTTTTGAATGGATGAAAGTAAAGAGAAGTCAACCGCGTGCGG ACAAGATGCACATGACCTGTGGATTGAGTATCCTTGGCCGAGGCTTCAGTATTGACCAAGGTGGCAGCCATATCGAAATGGACGTGCATCACGCGGCAAACGGAGTCCACAGGACCAGCTTCAATACCAAACAGCTCACAGAACTGGAGAAAGAATTCCACTTCAACAAGTATCTGACGCGGGCAAGGAGAGTGGAGATAGCCGGCGCCCTGCAGCTCAGCGAGACGCAGGTGAAGATTTGGTTTCAGAACCGACGCATGAAGCAGAAAAAATTACAGCGAGAGGGTCTGCTCCCCGGGCTTCCGGCATCTTCGATCTGTGCAGAGAGCTCACGCTCTAGTAGCCTGGACACCTGCCCCTCGCCTGAACCGTCTTCACCAAAACACCTGCCCTCGAACACTGAACTTAACGACAAGTCTCGCGCGTTACTCGGGAAGGTTTGTGATACTACCAATAGTGTCAATGACTTGCAAATGCAGTGA